GAAGAAGTATCTCCAAAGATGTTGGATAAGACGGATTATGTTATAAATGATATTTTTGAAGTCACCAATATTGATTTTTAACTTTATTTTTTTAGCTATTTTAACTTATAACTTATATCTAATAACTTATAAAAAAATAATTAATTATAAGTTTTCAATGACTTTTTTACTTTTTAAGACATTATCAAAGTTGTTTAATTCGATAATTGCTGTATCTATTTTTTTAAGCAAATTCAAATCAAGTGTACCTTTGCCTAAGGTAATATGTTGATCTTTTTTACCATCATTATCATTTAAGTGACAATAGCTGATATTTTTTAAAGATAACATTTCTTCAAGGTTTCCGCATGTGTTTCCATGACCGGTGTCAATTGTCAAACAGCACCCAGTTTCTTTTTGAATCATCTCAATTTCTTCAACTTTATTGCCTAAAAATTTTCCATTGACCGGCATGTTTTCAACCGAAATTTCAACATTGGTATTGTCAATTATCTCCCCAATACTTTCAACAGCATATTCAAGTGCCCATTTCCTAAGATGAGGCTCATTTCTTCCAATGATTCCAGGATGCACAGTTATTGTATTCGCATTAATGCTTTCAGCATAGTGTCCACATTCAATCATTTGTTTAACACTTTCCAGTCTTATCCCTTTGTTTAGACTTGCTATGTTTATGTCAACTGTTGCAGCATGAATTCTCACATCAAGACCGCAGTCTTTAAACTCACCATTGTCATTTTCATAAAAGGGATCTTCACCTAAAATCTCAATTATTTCAAATCCGTGTTTTTTTGCCAGGTCTATGATTTTATTGTTATCTTCCATGAACACAGCTAGTGTTGTAAAACCAAGTTTCATATTAATGTATTTGTAATGTATTTATATTAAATTATTATATAATATTCTTAAAGGTGGAGTATTTATGAAAAATATAGAAACATTAAAAAAAGAAAATATGAATTTGTCTGAAAAAATTTATATTTTTGATACAACCTTAAGAGACGGTGAGCAGACACCCGGTGTTGCACTAACTGTTGATGAGAAAATCCAAATCGCTCAAAAACTCAATAACTTAGGGGTTGATAAAATAGAAGTGGGGTTTCCAGCTTCTTCAAAAGGCGAAATTGAATCTGCAAGAAAAATCAAATCTCTAGATTTGGATTCTACTTTGGTTGGTCTTTCAAGGTCTCTTAAAAGTGATGTTGATGCAGTTCTTGATGCTGATTTAGAATATATTCATACTTTTATAGGTACTTCCCCATTGCATCGTGATTATAAATTGAAAATGTCTAAATCAGAAATTATAGCAAAAGCTTGCGAGGCTGTTGAATATGGAAAAGACCATGGTTTGACTGTTGAGTTTTCAGCTGAAGATGCAACAAGAACAGAAAGGGATTTTTTAGTTGAAGTTTACAGAGAGGTTGTAAGTTCAGGAGCTGACTTTTTAGATGTTCCTGACACAGTCGGTATTTTAACTCCAATTTTAACTCATGAATTAATCACAGATTTAAAGGATAGTTTCAAAATCCCTTTAAGTGTCCATTTCCACAATGATTTTGGTTTAGCAACTGCAAATACTTTGACAGCTATTGAATGCGGTGTTAATCAGGCACATGTCACTGTCAATGGTTTAGGTGAGAGAACAGGTAATTGCTCTTTAGAGGAGTTAGTCATGACTCTTAAAGCTTCATATGATATTGATTTGGGACTTGATACAACAAGATTATATAGTTTATCTAATTTGGTTGGACGTTTAACCGGAGTAAAAATGCCTGTTAACAAACCTATTGTTGGAGCCAATGCTTTTGCCCATGAATCTGGCATTCATGTTCATGGTATTTTAAATAATGCTTCTACTTATGAACCAATGTCACCTGAAATGGTAGGTCATTCTAGAAGAATCGTTTTAGGAAAACATACTGGAGCCAATGCTTTAAAATCAAAATTAAAAAAATATCACATTGATTTAAATGATAAGCAATTTGAAAAGGTTTTCAGTGAAATTAAATCTTTAGGGGATAGTGGCAAATGTGTTACTGATGATGATTTGGTTGCTATTGCCATTACTGAACTTGGATCTGCTCGTGAAACTCCAATCATTATGAAAGGTTTAAGCATTTCAATGGGAGGCAATGTTTCTCCCACTGCAACAGTTAAATTGGAAATTGATGGGAATGAAAAAGAGGCTTCAAGCACTGGTGTAGGTCCGGTTGATGCCGCTTTAAATGCAATTCGTTTATTGGTTAAGGACACCGTTGATATTAAACTTGAAGAATATAATCTAGAAGCTATCACCGGAGGTACTGATGCATTAGCTGAGGTATTCGTTATCAGTTCAGATTCAGATGACAACAAATCAACCGGCAGATCCACTAATCAGGACATTGTTATGGCCAGTATTTTAGCAGTTCTTGATTCCATGAATAAATTATTGTTAATTAAAAGAGCGTAATTTAGATATTTTCATGCATGCACTTAGAACAAACAGGATATGTTTAAATGTTATTTTAATTCTGATTTTAAAAATAGAATGAAGCAATAATGTATTATATGGTGTTGATGAGGGTTATAAGATAAACAAAGAGTTTTATCAAAATCTCTTTAATACATTTCTTTCAAAGAGGTATTTTGAAAGCAATATGTTTGAAGTTCCTTTTCCATGAGCCTCTACATTACTTTTTAATATAGCTTTTAAGACACTGTCTATATCTTTTTCACAATCAATTAAACTAAAACAATCACCGACAAATTTCCAGTAGTGTGCATCACTAGCACCTAATGTTGGAATGTTTTCCTTTTTTGCTAATTTTTTTGCTTTATTGTTGCAATATCCAATAATAAATCTTGCATTTTTAGTTTCTATCGCATCAATTTTCAAGTTCTTGTAATCAATTTTACATAAAAGGCCGTGTCTATAAAAACAATATGGATGAGGTATTATTGCAAGACCTCCCAAATCATGAATTTTATCTATTGTTTCTTCAGGTGATAAGTCTCTAGGTATGTTTTCCTCACACCCGAAACCAAGAATATGGCCGAGTGTGGAAGAGATTTCTATTGACGGAATTGCTAGTATATCGGTGTTCCTAGTTTTTGCCAAAACTTCGCTAGTTCCATCAACGGTATTGTGATCACTTATAGCTATTATGTCAATATTTTCCTTTTGTGCGGTTTTTAAAATATCATCAATTTTTGAGTTGGAATCGGGAGAGTATTCACTGTGAATATGGGAGTCCATCTTAAGCATTTTATCTATCCTTGAATTGTTTTAATCAAGCCAATTGTTCCGGTCATCATAACATCTCCACCGGGAGCAGCATGATGCCAATCTAGATTTGTTTTTTCTATTAG
This portion of the Methanobrevibacter sp. V74 genome encodes:
- a CDS encoding 2-isopropylmalate synthase, which encodes MKNIETLKKENMNLSEKIYIFDTTLRDGEQTPGVALTVDEKIQIAQKLNNLGVDKIEVGFPASSKGEIESARKIKSLDLDSTLVGLSRSLKSDVDAVLDADLEYIHTFIGTSPLHRDYKLKMSKSEIIAKACEAVEYGKDHGLTVEFSAEDATRTERDFLVEVYREVVSSGADFLDVPDTVGILTPILTHELITDLKDSFKIPLSVHFHNDFGLATANTLTAIECGVNQAHVTVNGLGERTGNCSLEELVMTLKASYDIDLGLDTTRLYSLSNLVGRLTGVKMPVNKPIVGANAFAHESGIHVHGILNNASTYEPMSPEMVGHSRRIVLGKHTGANALKSKLKKYHIDLNDKQFEKVFSEIKSLGDSGKCVTDDDLVAIAITELGSARETPIIMKGLSISMGGNVSPTATVKLEIDGNEKEASSTGVGPVDAALNAIRLLVKDTVDIKLEEYNLEAITGGTDALAEVFVISSDSDDNKSTGRSTNQDIVMASILAVLDSMNKLLLIKRA
- a CDS encoding sugar phosphate isomerase/epimerase family protein, with the protein product MEDNNKIIDLAKKHGFEIIEILGEDPFYENDNGEFKDCGLDVRIHAATVDINIASLNKGIRLESVKQMIECGHYAESINANTITVHPGIIGRNEPHLRKWALEYAVESIGEIIDNTNVEISVENMPVNGKFLGNKVEEIEMIQKETGCCLTIDTGHGNTCGNLEEMLSLKNISYCHLNDNDGKKDQHITLGKGTLDLNLLKKIDTAIIELNNFDNVLKSKKVIENL
- a CDS encoding PHP domain-containing protein; this translates as MLKMDSHIHSEYSPDSNSKIDDILKTAQKENIDIIAISDHNTVDGTSEVLAKTRNTDILAIPSIEISSTLGHILGFGCEENIPRDLSPEETIDKIHDLGGLAIIPHPYCFYRHGLLCKIDYKNLKIDAIETKNARFIIGYCNNKAKKLAKKENIPTLGASDAHYWKFVGDCFSLIDCEKDIDSVLKAILKSNVEAHGKGTSNILLSKYLFERNVLKRF